In one window of Holophagales bacterium DNA:
- a CDS encoding TetR/AcrR family transcriptional regulator, which produces MAHSAVLAGAESRTRKLPVQGRRALPAADPEKRKRLLHAAVQTFGRRGFHEAKIAEIAAEAGVAEGTVYLYFRSKEDLLGCVFDETMDGVLSQARAIRGAEGPAGEKLKQLVGLHLSFLARDRDLASVFQIELRRSARLVERFSRTKLSEYFRLLDGVLREGIASEELRKDLDPRLAVRILFGAADEILSEWLLSGESKPAADAEKLVGTLLRGFLACENEPEQRRAPRRRRTTS; this is translated from the coding sequence ATGGCTCATTCAGCCGTGCTCGCCGGGGCGGAGTCCAGAACCCGCAAGCTCCCCGTCCAGGGCCGACGGGCCCTTCCTGCCGCCGACCCAGAGAAGAGAAAGCGGCTCCTCCACGCGGCCGTCCAGACCTTCGGCCGCCGCGGGTTCCACGAGGCGAAGATCGCCGAGATCGCCGCTGAGGCAGGAGTCGCCGAGGGGACGGTCTACCTCTACTTCCGGAGCAAGGAAGATCTCCTCGGCTGCGTCTTCGACGAGACGATGGACGGCGTCCTCTCCCAGGCCCGGGCAATTCGGGGGGCCGAAGGGCCGGCCGGAGAGAAGCTGAAGCAGCTCGTCGGTCTCCACCTCTCGTTCCTCGCCCGCGACCGGGACCTCGCGTCGGTCTTCCAGATCGAGCTGCGCCGCAGCGCCCGCCTCGTCGAGCGCTTCTCGCGTACCAAGCTCTCCGAGTACTTCCGTCTCCTCGACGGCGTACTCAGGGAAGGGATCGCCTCCGAAGAGCTGAGAAAAGACCTCGACCCGCGCCTGGCGGTCCGAATCCTCTTCGGTGCGGCCGACGAGATCCTCTCCGAGTGGCTCCTCTCGGGGGAGTCGAAGCCTGCGGCCGACGCGGAGAAGCTCGTGGGGACTCTCCTGCGCGGTTTCCTCGCCTGCGAGAACGAACCAGAACAACGGCGGGCTCCCCGCCGCAGGAGGACGACGAGTTGA
- a CDS encoding thiolase family protein, with protein sequence MTRAAYILNGARTPFAKIGTDLKAVSATDLGRAAAVEAMARARVEPGEIDQAIFGNIATPPDAANIGRVIALRAGIPKERPAHSVARNCASGIESIVQAARLIQTGEADVVLAGGVENMTLIPFIYRERAKAALAEIGMARTTGARLAAFRKMPWGELLNPVIGLKLGLTDPVCGLNMGETAELLAKEGGITREMQDAFALRSHQRAHAARERLAEEIVAVPLPPAFDKVATIDNGVREGQTMEALAKLKPFFDRVYGSVTAGNSSQITDGGAAVVVASEEFVAKRKLPVLGRIAGWGFAGLEPERMGLGPSRSTPVALKHAGVPFGKIGLLELNEAFAAQVLANLQAWEKDPALGAVDPEILNVNGGAIALGHPVGASATRLVLTLLMEMRRRKVSHGVATLCIGGGQGASIVLEGAA encoded by the coding sequence TTGACGCGAGCCGCCTACATCCTCAACGGAGCCCGTACCCCGTTCGCGAAGATCGGGACCGATCTGAAGGCCGTTTCCGCCACCGACCTGGGGCGCGCCGCCGCCGTCGAGGCGATGGCCCGCGCGCGCGTCGAGCCGGGCGAGATCGACCAGGCCATCTTCGGCAACATCGCGACGCCGCCCGACGCCGCGAACATCGGCCGGGTCATCGCGCTCCGCGCCGGCATCCCGAAGGAGCGGCCGGCCCACTCCGTCGCGCGCAACTGCGCCTCGGGAATCGAGTCGATCGTCCAGGCGGCGCGCCTCATCCAGACGGGAGAGGCCGACGTCGTCCTGGCCGGGGGCGTCGAGAACATGACGCTCATTCCCTTCATCTACCGGGAGCGGGCGAAGGCCGCCCTGGCGGAGATCGGGATGGCGCGAACGACGGGAGCGCGCCTCGCCGCCTTCAGGAAGATGCCGTGGGGCGAGCTCCTCAATCCCGTCATCGGCCTGAAGTTGGGCCTCACCGACCCGGTCTGCGGCCTGAACATGGGGGAGACCGCCGAGCTCCTCGCCAAGGAAGGCGGGATCACGCGCGAGATGCAGGACGCCTTCGCGCTCCGCTCCCACCAGCGGGCGCACGCGGCCCGGGAGAGGCTCGCCGAGGAGATCGTCGCCGTTCCTCTCCCGCCCGCGTTCGACAAGGTCGCGACGATCGACAACGGAGTGCGCGAGGGACAGACGATGGAGGCGCTGGCGAAGCTGAAGCCATTCTTCGACCGCGTCTACGGCTCCGTCACGGCGGGTAACTCGTCGCAGATCACCGACGGCGGGGCCGCGGTCGTCGTCGCTTCGGAGGAGTTCGTCGCGAAGCGGAAGCTCCCGGTCCTGGGACGTATCGCGGGCTGGGGCTTCGCAGGCCTCGAGCCCGAACGAATGGGCCTCGGCCCGTCGCGTTCGACGCCCGTCGCCCTGAAGCACGCGGGGGTGCCGTTCGGCAAGATCGGCCTCCTGGAGCTGAACGAGGCGTTCGCGGCGCAGGTCCTCGCGAACCTGCAGGCCTGGGAGAAGGACCCCGCCCTCGGTGCGGTCGACCCGGAGATCCTGAACGTGAACGGCGGGGCGATCGCGCTCGGCCACCCGGTCGGGGCCTCGGCGACGCGCCTCGTCCTGACCCTTCTCATGGAGATGCGGCGACGGAAGGTCTCGCACGGCGTCGCGACGCTCTGCATCGGTGGAGGCCAGGGAGCCTCGATCGTCCTCGAGGGGGCAGCGTGA
- a CDS encoding enoyl-CoA hydratase/isomerase family protein, with protein MSATTGNAFRLAVEPDGLAILTFDLQGERANKYSTPVMAELEAVLDGLSKRSDLKALLLVSGKPDIFIAGADVNEIAKASDPAAIANGVRRGQEIFGKLANLPFPTVAAIEGACVGGGCETILAMDWRLASDSKKTQIGLPEIKLGILPAWGGTTRLPRVVGLTGALDVILAGKVIDSKRAQRMGLIDQLVPAPILLDAAKKFARGKFGTTKRSNAAPDGGPLRVAPARAMDKLLEGIGRSVVFSKARASVMKETHGNYPAPLEALAAVEKGFGRPLAEALKLEVDAVSRLVGTPAMKSLVNLFFRMEEVKKETGVAAGVAALPVKRIGVLGAGAMGGGIAQLAADKGWPVRMKDIRHEALAAGYAQAAKIWQDKVKKRRMTRTEFAGKMSLLSGGLAWDGFDGCDVTIEAVLEKLAVKQAVLKEWEAVARPDAIFASNTSTLPITEIAKAASRPERVVGMHFFNPVHKMPLVEVIFGEKTAPEVTATIFDLAKKMGKTPVVVKDAPGFLVNRILAPYLGEGVRLLLEGVPMEAIDKGMRKFGMPVGPIELLDDVGIDVAAKGAETLSAAWPERMPIDPAFGKLVTSGRLGRKTKKGFYRYEGDKRVGPDLQSYADLGVVSPGSASISPEALEARLIYPMVNEAAYCLAEGIVTGPDKLDLAMIFGIGFPPFRGGLCAHADARGASAVADALSRLASEKGPRFTPAPLLADMAKQGKSFFGKE; from the coding sequence ATGAGCGCGACCACCGGGAACGCGTTCCGTCTCGCCGTCGAGCCCGACGGTCTCGCCATCCTCACCTTCGACCTTCAGGGCGAACGGGCGAACAAGTACTCCACGCCGGTCATGGCCGAGCTGGAGGCCGTCCTCGACGGCCTTTCGAAGAGAAGCGACCTCAAGGCGCTCCTCCTCGTCTCGGGCAAGCCCGACATCTTCATCGCCGGGGCCGACGTGAACGAGATCGCGAAGGCCTCGGACCCGGCGGCCATCGCGAACGGTGTCCGCAGGGGCCAGGAGATCTTCGGCAAGCTCGCGAACCTCCCGTTCCCGACGGTGGCGGCGATCGAGGGGGCGTGCGTCGGCGGCGGCTGCGAGACGATCCTCGCGATGGACTGGCGCCTCGCCTCCGACTCGAAGAAGACCCAGATCGGCCTCCCCGAGATCAAGCTCGGGATCCTGCCCGCGTGGGGCGGGACGACGCGCCTGCCGAGGGTCGTCGGCCTCACGGGCGCGCTCGACGTCATCCTCGCGGGCAAGGTCATCGACTCGAAGCGGGCGCAACGGATGGGACTGATCGACCAGCTCGTCCCCGCCCCGATTCTCCTCGACGCGGCGAAGAAGTTCGCGCGTGGCAAGTTCGGGACGACGAAGCGGTCGAACGCCGCTCCCGACGGCGGGCCGCTCCGGGTCGCCCCCGCAAGGGCGATGGACAAGCTCCTGGAAGGGATCGGTCGGTCGGTCGTCTTCAGCAAGGCCCGCGCGTCGGTGATGAAGGAGACGCACGGCAACTACCCGGCTCCTCTCGAGGCGCTCGCCGCGGTGGAGAAGGGCTTCGGCCGTCCGCTCGCGGAGGCGCTGAAGCTGGAGGTCGACGCGGTCTCCCGCCTCGTCGGCACGCCGGCGATGAAGAGCCTCGTGAACCTCTTCTTCCGGATGGAGGAGGTCAAGAAGGAGACCGGCGTGGCGGCGGGCGTCGCCGCGCTCCCGGTGAAGCGGATCGGGGTCCTCGGAGCGGGAGCGATGGGGGGCGGCATCGCCCAGCTCGCCGCCGACAAGGGGTGGCCCGTCCGGATGAAGGACATCCGTCACGAGGCGCTCGCCGCGGGCTACGCACAGGCCGCGAAGATCTGGCAGGACAAGGTGAAGAAGCGCCGGATGACCCGCACCGAGTTCGCGGGGAAGATGTCGCTCCTGTCCGGCGGCCTGGCGTGGGACGGTTTCGACGGCTGCGACGTGACGATCGAGGCGGTTCTCGAGAAGCTCGCGGTGAAGCAGGCGGTCCTGAAGGAGTGGGAGGCCGTCGCACGGCCCGACGCGATCTTCGCGTCGAACACGTCCACCCTCCCGATCACCGAGATCGCGAAGGCAGCCTCCCGCCCCGAGCGCGTCGTCGGCATGCACTTCTTCAACCCGGTCCACAAGATGCCGCTCGTCGAGGTGATCTTCGGCGAGAAGACGGCGCCCGAGGTGACGGCGACGATCTTCGACCTGGCGAAGAAGATGGGGAAGACGCCGGTCGTCGTGAAGGACGCGCCGGGCTTCCTCGTCAACCGGATCCTCGCGCCCTACCTCGGCGAAGGGGTGCGGCTGCTCCTGGAAGGTGTCCCGATGGAGGCGATCGACAAGGGGATGCGGAAGTTCGGAATGCCGGTCGGGCCGATCGAGCTCCTCGACGACGTCGGGATCGACGTCGCGGCGAAGGGGGCCGAGACGCTTTCGGCTGCCTGGCCCGAGCGGATGCCGATCGATCCGGCGTTCGGGAAGCTCGTCACGTCGGGCCGTCTCGGGCGGAAGACGAAGAAGGGCTTCTACCGGTACGAGGGGGACAAGCGCGTCGGGCCGGACCTGCAATCCTACGCCGACCTCGGCGTCGTCTCGCCCGGCTCCGCGTCGATCTCGCCGGAGGCGCTCGAGGCGCGATTGATCTACCCGATGGTCAACGAGGCGGCGTACTGTCTCGCCGAGGGAATCGTGACGGGTCCCGACAAGCTCGACCTCGCGATGATCTTCGGAATCGGCTTTCCGCCGTTCCGGGGCGGTCTCTGCGCCCACGCCGACGCCCGCGGAGCTTCCGCCGTCGCCGACGCCCTCTCCAGGCTCGCCTCGGAGAAGGGTCCCCGCTTCACCCCCGCCCCGCTCCTCGCCGACATGGCGAAGCAGGGGAAATCGTTCTTCGGGAAGGAGTAG
- a CDS encoding acyl-CoA dehydrogenase family protein, translating into MSTVKTEKTVKTVKTDTETPSFLKALYQGRFDESLVFPFPEIPEDTKELVTAFADAYRDFDAQFINSEKIDADHFFPRDVVKGLGDLGAMGMSIPEEYGGSGFSATAYCKMMEVIGPLDASAAIVVGAHQSIGIKPLLLFGSEEQKKKWLPDLAAGKMVGAFCLTEPEAGSDAASLKTTAVYDSATDEYVLTGTKQWISNGGFARFFTIFARIPEAGVEAGSHKEIACFAVIASEDGTLPGFSRGVEEKKLGLCASSTCQIILDGCRVPAFNIIGGKGNGFRVAVETLNTGRTSLGAGSVGGCKQMIKLAVEHATQRKQFKTRIADFEMIREKIAEMTAHTYVLESMVYMTAGLVDKKVDYSLEGACCKVWGTELLWKTINEALQISGGNGFMNEYPYGRGLRDSRINMIFEGTNEILRLFIALTGMKEAGDVLKDVQHALHKPIAEYGVLVGHAQKWMRGTVTHYKLEKVHPSLAPEADQAAKYAAVLRNACETMVYRNKKNVVNRQYLLHRIADVVMDLFAQIATLSRVTAAIEKKGEEKAKPEIEIARWFAFQARHRMVANLKALDRHKDAEATAISDAAYEAGGYPFDLWGW; encoded by the coding sequence ATGTCGACCGTCAAGACCGAGAAGACCGTGAAGACCGTGAAGACCGACACCGAGACCCCGTCGTTCCTGAAGGCGCTCTACCAGGGGCGCTTCGACGAGTCGCTCGTCTTCCCCTTTCCGGAGATTCCGGAGGACACGAAGGAGCTCGTCACGGCGTTCGCCGACGCCTACCGCGACTTCGACGCCCAGTTCATCAACTCCGAGAAGATCGACGCCGACCACTTCTTCCCGCGGGACGTGGTCAAGGGGCTCGGCGACCTCGGGGCGATGGGGATGTCGATTCCCGAGGAGTACGGCGGGAGCGGCTTCAGCGCGACCGCGTACTGCAAGATGATGGAGGTCATCGGGCCGCTCGACGCCTCGGCGGCCATCGTGGTCGGGGCGCACCAGTCGATCGGCATCAAGCCGCTCCTCCTCTTCGGGTCCGAGGAGCAGAAGAAGAAGTGGCTTCCCGATCTCGCAGCCGGGAAGATGGTCGGCGCCTTCTGCCTGACGGAGCCGGAAGCGGGCTCCGACGCCGCCTCGCTCAAGACGACCGCCGTCTACGACTCCGCGACCGACGAGTACGTCCTCACCGGGACGAAGCAGTGGATCAGCAACGGCGGTTTCGCGAGGTTCTTCACGATCTTCGCGCGCATCCCCGAGGCCGGCGTCGAGGCCGGGTCGCACAAGGAGATCGCCTGCTTCGCCGTCATCGCCAGCGAGGACGGGACGCTCCCCGGCTTCTCGCGCGGGGTCGAGGAGAAGAAGCTCGGCCTCTGCGCGTCGTCGACGTGCCAGATCATCCTCGACGGCTGCCGCGTCCCGGCGTTCAACATCATCGGCGGCAAGGGGAACGGCTTCCGCGTCGCGGTCGAGACGCTCAACACCGGGCGGACCTCGCTCGGCGCCGGCTCGGTCGGCGGCTGCAAGCAGATGATCAAGCTCGCGGTGGAGCACGCGACGCAACGCAAGCAGTTCAAGACGCGGATCGCCGACTTCGAGATGATCCGGGAAAAGATCGCCGAGATGACGGCGCACACCTACGTCCTCGAGTCGATGGTCTACATGACGGCCGGGCTCGTCGACAAGAAGGTCGACTACTCGCTCGAGGGCGCCTGCTGCAAGGTCTGGGGAACCGAGCTCCTCTGGAAGACGATCAACGAGGCGCTTCAGATCTCGGGCGGCAACGGTTTCATGAACGAATACCCGTACGGCCGAGGACTGCGCGACAGCCGCATCAACATGATCTTCGAGGGGACGAACGAGATCCTCCGCCTCTTCATCGCCCTGACGGGGATGAAGGAGGCGGGCGACGTCCTGAAGGACGTGCAGCACGCGCTCCACAAGCCGATCGCGGAGTACGGCGTCCTCGTCGGGCACGCGCAGAAGTGGATGCGCGGAACGGTGACGCACTACAAGCTCGAGAAGGTCCATCCGTCGCTCGCCCCCGAGGCGGACCAGGCGGCGAAGTACGCGGCGGTCCTGCGCAATGCCTGCGAGACGATGGTCTACAGGAACAAGAAGAACGTCGTGAACCGGCAGTACCTCCTCCACCGGATCGCCGACGTCGTCATGGATCTCTTCGCGCAGATCGCCACGCTCTCGCGCGTGACGGCGGCCATCGAGAAGAAGGGCGAGGAGAAGGCGAAGCCGGAGATCGAGATCGCCCGCTGGTTCGCCTTCCAGGCCCGGCACCGGATGGTGGCGAACCTCAAGGCGCTCGACCGGCACAAGGACGCCGAGGCGACCGCGATCAGCGACGCGGCGTACGAGGCGGGTGGCTACCCCTTCGACCTCTGGGGCTGGTGA
- a CDS encoding MBL fold metallo-hydrolase, with translation MPTPFPVGPINVHLIAREPVTLVDTGPLTGDAWEALRHGLARHGFRVEDVERVLLTHGHQDHFGLAARIERAGRAQLLGGRLDRGHFRGVRNGRLLLEALTRAGFGGVARFTMVAMTAAVDRFAEPLSSWDELAGGEVLPGDGYSVAVRSVPGHTPGSLTFEVPEAGVLFTGDTVLRDITPNAIVDEDPERPGEAFRSVSRYFESLDGIEAGEAQLLTGHGRSIPDFGAHRAKLEGKYAFRTAQIERALAGRPKSVSELCERIFPTVRPMDLYLAYSEVLGFLMYLEDLGRVQRLPGRVREHWAASPHRKVRA, from the coding sequence GTGCCGACGCCGTTCCCGGTCGGGCCGATCAACGTTCATCTGATCGCCCGGGAGCCGGTCACGCTCGTCGACACCGGTCCGCTGACCGGGGACGCGTGGGAGGCGCTGCGGCACGGTCTCGCCCGGCACGGGTTCCGGGTGGAGGACGTGGAGCGGGTCCTTCTGACGCACGGGCACCAGGATCACTTCGGTCTCGCGGCCCGGATCGAGCGGGCCGGGAGGGCTCAGCTGCTGGGGGGGCGACTGGATCGAGGGCACTTTCGCGGCGTGCGGAACGGACGGCTCCTCCTGGAGGCCCTGACGAGGGCCGGGTTCGGAGGCGTGGCGCGGTTCACGATGGTCGCGATGACCGCCGCGGTGGACCGGTTCGCGGAACCGCTCTCGTCCTGGGACGAGCTCGCGGGCGGCGAGGTTCTGCCGGGCGACGGCTACTCCGTGGCCGTCCGATCCGTTCCGGGGCACACGCCCGGAAGCCTCACTTTCGAGGTGCCCGAGGCGGGGGTCCTCTTCACAGGAGACACCGTCCTGCGCGACATCACGCCGAACGCCATCGTCGACGAGGATCCCGAGAGGCCTGGCGAGGCGTTCCGGAGCGTCAGCCGCTACTTCGAGTCATTGGACGGGATCGAGGCCGGGGAAGCTCAGCTGCTGACGGGGCACGGTCGGAGCATTCCCGACTTCGGGGCGCACCGGGCGAAGCTCGAGGGCAAGTACGCCTTCCGGACCGCGCAGATCGAGCGGGCGCTGGCGGGGAGGCCGAAGTCCGTCTCCGAGCTCTGCGAGCGCATCTTCCCGACCGTTCGGCCGATGGACCTCTACCTCGCCTATTCCGAGGTCCTCGGATTCCTCATGTACCTGGAGGACCTGGGCCGCGTGCAGCGACTTCCCGGTCGCGTCCGTGAGCACTGGGCCGCATCGCCGCACCGAAAAGTGCGCGCCTGA
- a CDS encoding bifunctional hydroxymethylpyrimidine kinase/phosphomethylpyrimidine kinase — MSVPSALAISAADPGGGLLATDLLAFDALGVLGSGVVTALTSHGIRQPGSLHDAPMTMLRASLEAAFSTRPPSSVKVGLLTTVPAVRAVARALAPGSVPVVVDPGFVPRSGVRHLRSTVVDAVVRDLLPAAALVTLNLLEASALAGFAIRSEADAKVAARRIQALGPSAVLVTGGCAEGATVIDGLLDGRTWHRFESPRADTPLACGAGGLLSAAVTAWLARGETLPDAVSRAIAFVHKALAAGWPAVPLR, encoded by the coding sequence ATGTCCGTTCCGTCCGCTCTCGCGATCTCGGCCGCCGACCCGGGCGGGGGCCTGCTGGCGACGGACCTCCTCGCCTTCGACGCCCTCGGCGTACTCGGATCCGGCGTCGTCACGGCGCTGACCTCCCATGGCATCCGGCAGCCGGGCTCCTTGCACGACGCCCCCATGACCATGCTGCGAGCCTCGCTCGAGGCCGCCTTTTCGACCCGCCCGCCGTCTTCCGTCAAGGTGGGCCTCCTGACGACCGTTCCTGCGGTCAGAGCAGTCGCCAGGGCTCTGGCCCCCGGCTCCGTCCCGGTCGTCGTCGACCCCGGCTTCGTCCCCCGTTCGGGGGTTCGTCACCTTCGGTCGACGGTCGTGGACGCCGTCGTTCGCGACCTCCTCCCGGCCGCCGCCCTCGTCACCCTGAACCTCCTCGAGGCTTCCGCCCTCGCCGGTTTCGCGATTCGGAGCGAGGCCGACGCGAAAGTCGCGGCACGGCGGATCCAGGCCCTCGGCCCCTCCGCCGTCCTGGTCACGGGAGGATGCGCGGAGGGCGCGACCGTCATCGACGGGCTCCTCGACGGCCGCACGTGGCACCGCTTCGAGAGCCCCCGGGCCGACACTCCCCTCGCCTGCGGCGCCGGAGGCCTCCTCTCGGCGGCCGTCACCGCCTGGCTCGCCCGCGGCGAGACCCTCCCCGACGCCGTCTCCCGTGCAATCGCCTTCGTCCACAAGGCGCTCGCCGCCGGCTGGCCCGCCGTCCCGCTGAGATAG
- the bcp gene encoding thioredoxin-dependent thiol peroxidase, which translates to MHASTPLVAGATAPSFTLPGRSGNTVSLADFAGKGHVLVYFYPKDDTPGCTKEACSLRDGFGGLREAGVTVLGISPDDADSHNAFAGKYSLPFELLTDADHAVHEAYGVWGRTAWGVGTIRKSFLVGPDGNLVHVFEKVDVEHHADEVLAALKPAPGAEAKAAVGAAVEAAGAAVTTAVREAKKAVTGAMKSPEVKEAVAAAKQAVEDVRQQPAVKKAVAGARKAVADAKQAVSDVQKKPAVKRAVAKAKKAVADAKKRPAVKKAVASVKRAVASAKTAAAKKPKGAFAKLVALVTPKKAAPKRKATPARAKKAAPARAKTSAPKKAAPKKASPAKAKKVVLRKAVVKKSAPKPKAAPKKPAAKKAVSRKAAPKKPVRKKAARR; encoded by the coding sequence ATGCACGCCTCGACCCCGCTCGTGGCCGGCGCGACGGCCCCGTCATTCACTCTTCCCGGACGCTCCGGGAACACGGTCTCCCTGGCGGATTTCGCCGGGAAGGGCCACGTTCTCGTCTATTTCTACCCGAAGGACGACACCCCGGGCTGTACGAAGGAAGCGTGCAGCCTGCGCGACGGCTTCGGTGGCCTTCGCGAGGCGGGCGTCACCGTGCTCGGCATCTCGCCGGACGACGCCGATTCCCACAACGCGTTCGCGGGCAAGTACTCGCTGCCGTTCGAGCTCCTCACGGATGCCGACCACGCGGTCCACGAAGCCTACGGTGTGTGGGGAAGAACCGCGTGGGGCGTCGGAACGATCCGCAAGTCCTTCCTCGTCGGCCCGGACGGCAACCTCGTCCACGTCTTCGAGAAGGTCGACGTCGAGCACCACGCCGACGAGGTGCTCGCCGCCCTGAAGCCCGCTCCGGGGGCAGAGGCGAAGGCCGCCGTCGGGGCAGCAGTGGAGGCGGCGGGTGCCGCCGTCACCACGGCCGTCAGGGAAGCGAAGAAGGCCGTAACGGGTGCGATGAAGTCTCCCGAGGTGAAGGAAGCCGTCGCCGCGGCGAAACAGGCCGTCGAAGACGTGAGGCAACAGCCCGCCGTGAAGAAGGCGGTCGCCGGCGCCCGGAAGGCCGTGGCCGACGCGAAGCAGGCCGTGTCGGACGTTCAGAAGAAGCCGGCCGTGAAGAGGGCCGTGGCGAAGGCGAAGAAGGCCGTGGCGGACGCGAAGAAGCGGCCCGCGGTGAAGAAGGCGGTCGCGTCCGTGAAAAGGGCCGTCGCGAGCGCGAAGACCGCCGCTGCGAAGAAGCCGAAGGGTGCCTTCGCGAAGCTCGTGGCCCTCGTGACGCCGAAGAAGGCTGCACCGAAGAGGAAAGCGACTCCCGCCCGGGCGAAGAAGGCCGCACCCGCCAGGGCGAAGACGTCCGCCCCGAAGAAGGCCGCTCCGAAGAAGGCGAGCCCGGCGAAGGCGAAGAAGGTCGTCCTCAGGAAGGCGGTCGTCAAGAAGTCGGCGCCGAAGCCGAAAGCCGCACCGAAGAAGCCCGCCGCGAAGAAGGCGGTCTCACGCAAGGCCGCGCCGAAGAAACCGGTGCGGAAGAAGGCCGCGCGCCGCTGA
- a CDS encoding tetratricopeptide repeat protein produces MSKDKISRKDLKENELEHALVGARDYVVSHEATAKKWTILGVVAVVLVGFVWGGLALRGRRLDTRLSAALSVFDAPLVADGAGVAPGVTAYKDAGQRLEAAKMQLRELAADAPGSKPGQVARTMLLALEGGPTPPAKLLDGARDLAKRQPGSIASGVAALAYLEAEAAAGRVKEAITSAKGYLDAAKPPLPKDVILFTLARLYEKDGQLADAKSSYQRIVSDFPDSPMRFEAQQKAQGL; encoded by the coding sequence ATGTCCAAGGACAAGATTTCCCGGAAAGACCTGAAAGAAAACGAGCTCGAGCACGCCCTCGTCGGGGCGCGAGACTACGTCGTCAGCCACGAGGCGACGGCGAAGAAGTGGACGATCCTCGGCGTCGTTGCCGTCGTCCTCGTCGGCTTCGTCTGGGGCGGCCTCGCACTGCGCGGCCGGCGGCTCGACACGCGCCTCTCGGCGGCGCTTTCCGTCTTCGACGCCCCGCTCGTCGCCGACGGCGCGGGGGTCGCCCCGGGTGTGACCGCCTACAAGGACGCCGGCCAGAGGCTCGAGGCGGCGAAGATGCAGCTGCGCGAGCTGGCCGCCGACGCGCCCGGCTCGAAGCCCGGGCAGGTGGCCCGGACGATGCTGCTCGCTCTCGAAGGAGGGCCGACTCCCCCCGCCAAGCTCCTCGACGGAGCGCGCGACCTCGCGAAGCGGCAGCCCGGCTCGATCGCCTCGGGCGTGGCGGCTCTCGCCTACCTCGAGGCCGAGGCGGCCGCCGGGCGCGTCAAGGAGGCGATCACCTCGGCGAAGGGCTACCTCGACGCGGCGAAGCCGCCCCTTCCGAAGGACGTCATCCTCTTCACGCTCGCCCGCCTCTACGAGAAGGACGGCCAGCTGGCGGACGCGAAATCGAGCTACCAGCGCATCGTCTCCGACTTCCCCGACTCGCCGATGAGATTCGAGGCGCAGCAGAAGGCCCAGGGGCTCTGA
- a CDS encoding phosphopentomutase, producing the protein MRPRALVVVLDGVGVGALPDAASYGDAGANTLRNVLDAARPSLPNLSGLGLLHTLYDAGPRDLPAPCGAYGRLSPVSPGKDTTSGHWELMGLSVVEPFPAFPDGVPPEVLAAFESAIGRESLGNRARSGTILLDELGAEHVRTGRPIVYTSSDSVFQISAHEEIVPVETLYAWCEAARTVLDGPSRVGRVIARPFVGVPGSFRRTGRRRDFAVPPPGETLLDRLQVAGKRVLAIGKVSEVFAGRGVTESIPTDSNRDGVEAALEALRDDGGDFVFLNLRDFDTRYGHRNDPKGFARALEELDGLVPGLLGALGRDDLLLLAAEHGCDPTDVSTEHTREYAPLVAVGAGVPPGTDLGTRETLADVSATVAGHLGVAPLAGRDFLAASRN; encoded by the coding sequence GTGAGACCGCGGGCCCTCGTCGTCGTTCTCGACGGCGTCGGTGTAGGTGCGCTTCCCGATGCCGCCTCCTACGGCGACGCCGGCGCGAACACGCTCCGGAACGTCCTCGACGCCGCCCGTCCGAGCCTGCCGAACCTCTCGGGGCTCGGCCTGTTGCACACGCTGTACGACGCAGGGCCTCGCGACCTTCCGGCGCCTTGCGGCGCGTACGGCCGTCTCTCGCCGGTCTCGCCGGGGAAGGACACGACGTCCGGACACTGGGAGCTGATGGGGCTGTCCGTCGTCGAGCCGTTCCCGGCGTTTCCCGACGGTGTCCCGCCCGAGGTCCTCGCCGCGTTCGAGAGCGCCATCGGCCGCGAATCGCTCGGGAACAGGGCCCGATCCGGAACGATCCTGCTCGACGAGCTCGGCGCCGAGCACGTGAGGACGGGAAGGCCCATCGTCTACACCTCGTCCGATTCCGTCTTCCAGATCTCGGCGCACGAGGAGATCGTCCCGGTGGAGACGCTCTACGCATGGTGCGAGGCGGCCCGGACCGTTCTCGACGGGCCCAGCCGCGTAGGCCGGGTCATCGCGCGGCCCTTCGTCGGCGTGCCGGGGAGTTTTCGCCGGACGGGCCGTCGCCGCGATTTCGCGGTTCCGCCACCGGGCGAGACGCTGCTCGACCGCCTGCAGGTCGCCGGAAAGCGGGTCCTGGCGATCGGAAAGGTGTCGGAGGTCTTCGCGGGCCGGGGCGTGACGGAGTCGATTCCGACGGACTCGAACCGCGACGGTGTGGAAGCGGCCCTCGAGGCACTGCGCGACGACGGGGGCGATTTCGTCTTCCTGAACCTGCGGGACTTCGACACGCGGTACGGGCACCGCAACGACCCGAAGGGGTTCGCGCGCGCGCTGGAGGAGCTGGACGGGCTCGTCCCGGGCCTTCTCGGGGCGCTCGGGAGAGACGATCTCCTCCTGCTCGCCGCGGAGCACGGGTGCGACCCGACGGACGTGTCGACCGAGCACACGCGCGAGTACGCGCCGCTCGTGGCGGTGGGCGCCGGCGTCCCGCCGGGAACCGACCTCGGGACGCGCGAGACCCTCGCGGACGTCTCCGCGACGGTCGCCGGCCACCTCGGGGTCGCCCCGCTGGCGGGCCGGGACTTCCTGGCCGCCTCGCGGAACTGA